One Formosa agariphila KMM 3901 genomic window, CAACATTTTTTGCTAGAGTAGCTTCGTCTAACAAATTACGTTCGTCGCTTTTCCCTGAAGGATCACCAATCATACCTGTTGCTCCACCTACTAGAGCCATAGGTTTATGACCAGCTTTTTCTAGATGAACCAAAATAATTATTGGCACTAAGCTTCCAATATGTAAAGAATCTGAAGTAGGATCGAAGCCAATATAGGCTGTTGTCATTTCTTTCTTTAATTGATCTTCGGTTCCCGGCATAATATCATGTACCAGACCTCTCCAGGTTAATTCTTCCACAAAATTTTCAGTCATTATTTCTAAAATTTTAATAATCTGTTGCAAAGATAAAAATCGTGGTATAATTACACCTATATTAAATAATTCTTTACCTTAGTTTTATGATTTTAGTTACAGGAGGCACAGGACTTGTTGGTGCACATTTACTTTACAAACTAGCAAGTAATAACGAGAAAATAAGAGCAATTTACAGATCAGAACAAAAACTAGATGTTGTAAAAACCGTGTTTTCGTATTACACTAACGAGATAGATTCGCTTTACAATCGTATTGATTGGGTAAAAGCCGACCTTTTAAATATTCCAGATTTAACCGTTACGTTTAAAGATATATCACAGGTGTATCACTGCGCTGCTTTGGTGTCTTTCGACCCCAACGACTATGTAAGTTTAAAACGAACAAATACGCATGGAACGGCTAATATTGTAAATTTATGTTTATCTCATAACGTTAAAAAACTGTGCTACATTAGTTCTATTGCAACTTTAGGCGAATCTTTAACAGATGCTCCTATTAATGAAAACACTTTTTGGAATCCTGAAGAAGACCATAATGTTTATGCGATTACAAAATATGGCGCAGAAATGGAAGTCTGGAGAGGAACACAAGAAGGATTAGATGCCGTTATTGTAAACCCAGGTGTTATTTTAGGAGGAGGCATCTGGAATCAAGGTACTGGAGATTTATTTAGACGTGTTAATAAGGGCACAAAATATTATACAAATGGTATAACTGGTTTTATTGCTGTTGAAGATGTTGTAAATATCATGACGCTTTTAATGGCTACTGAAACAAAAAACGAACGCTACATCTTAGTTTCAGAACATTGGAGCTTTAAGCAATTATTACAAACTATTGCAAAACATCTAGACGTTAAAGTACCACAAAAGCAAGTACAACCTTGGCAAGCAGAATTGGCATGGCGATTAGATTGGTTACGAAATAAATTAACCGGAAAAAAACGTGTTTTAAGTAAACAATTAGCACAAACCATAAACTTTAAATCTACGTATAGCAACGCAAAAATTGCGACACTTTTAGATTATAAATGGACACCTCTTGAAGAATGTATTAAGAATACTTCTTATCAGTTTAAGAACAAAAAATAAAATTACGGAAATCTTAAAACATCAAGAATTAAACCTCTAATCTCTTCTATCTGATCAGGTTTTAACGCGTTCACAGGTTTTTTATTTATTGAATCTTGCTTGCGCTTTCTTACTTCTGCCTCGGCTTCTTCGGCTGTATATTTTTCTTTAAGAATTGTTAAACTATCATTTACTTTAGTATAAATAGCTTCATATTCATCAATACTATAAGAGTAATATTCATTACTTTCTGCCAACTGAAGACTATCTACATTATACTTGTCGTAAATTAAGGTTTGTAATGATATATTATTTTTGTCTAACGCATTTTTATCTACACCTCGACTTGCCGAAAACAGACTCATATCTAAAATAATATTAGCCATGGTGTTTTCGGGAATCAGGTTTTTCGGCTTTTCTGGCCGCTTTACTTGATGGCAAGCTACCATACTGAATACAACTAAAAGTCCTAAGATAAAACGTTTCATCGGTCGAAGGTTAAACGTTTTGCAGCTTTTACATCATTAAACTTAAAATTCTGATATACCAATTCTCCGTTTAAAAATGTATGCGTAATTCTAGATTTAAAGGTTGTACCTTCAAATGGAGACCACTGACATTTATATAAGATATTCTCTTTAGTAACCGTCCAAGGATTATTTAAATCGACTAAAACTAAATCGGCATAATGGCCAACTTTAATAAACCCACGTTTTTCTACTTGAAATAGAATTGCAGGATTATGACACATTTTTTCGACAACCTTTTCAATAGAAATTTTACCACGATGGTGCATCTCTAACATCGCAGGCAACGCATGCTGTACTAAAGGCCCACCTGATGGTGCTTGGGTGTAAATATTTTGTTTTTGCTCTAATGTATGTGGTGCATGATCTGTTGCTACAACATCTATTCTACCATCTAAAAGTGCTTTCCAAAGTAAATCACGATCATTTTCAGTTTTAACCGCAGGGTTCCATTTTATTAATGTACCTTTTTTCTCATAATCGGCATCTGTAAACCATAAATGATGAATACAAACCTCAGCAGTAATTTTCTTATCCTTTAAAGGAATTTTGTTTGAAAACAATTTTGTTTCCTTTCCTGTAGACAAGTGAAACACGTGTAATCGAGCTCCCGTTTTCTTAGCAAGTTCTATAGCGGTAGAAGATGATAAATAACATGCCTCTTCGCTTCTAATTTCTGGATGATATTTTACAGGAATATCGTCTCCATACTTTTCTTTATAAATTTCGAAATTCTTTTTTATCGTGTCTTCATCCTCACAGTGTACAGCAATTAGCATGTCTACTTTAGAGAAAATCTCTTCTAACACCTTCGGATTATCTACTAGCATATTCCCTGTAGACGATCCTAGAAATAATTTTAGAGCGGCTACATTTTTTGTATCAACTTTTAAAATTTCTTCTAAATTATCGTTTGTTCCTCCAAACATAAACGAATAGTTAGCATAAGACGTTTCTGCTGCAATAGCGAATTTTTCTTCTAATTTTTCGATAGTTGTGGTTTGCGGAATGGTATTAGGCATTTCAATAAACGAGGTAATACCACCAGCAATTGCTGCTCTAGATTCCGTTTTAATATTAGCTTTTTCTGTTAAGCCCGGTTCTCTAAAATGCACTTGATCGTCTATAACGCCTGGTAATACATATTTGCCTTC contains:
- a CDS encoding NAD-dependent epimerase/dehydratase family protein: MILVTGGTGLVGAHLLYKLASNNEKIRAIYRSEQKLDVVKTVFSYYTNEIDSLYNRIDWVKADLLNIPDLTVTFKDISQVYHCAALVSFDPNDYVSLKRTNTHGTANIVNLCLSHNVKKLCYISSIATLGESLTDAPINENTFWNPEEDHNVYAITKYGAEMEVWRGTQEGLDAVIVNPGVILGGGIWNQGTGDLFRRVNKGTKYYTNGITGFIAVEDVVNIMTLLMATETKNERYILVSEHWSFKQLLQTIAKHLDVKVPQKQVQPWQAELAWRLDWLRNKLTGKKRVLSKQLAQTINFKSTYSNAKIATLLDYKWTPLEECIKNTSYQFKNKK
- a CDS encoding DUF4296 domain-containing protein; amino-acid sequence: MKRFILGLLVVFSMVACHQVKRPEKPKNLIPENTMANIILDMSLFSASRGVDKNALDKNNISLQTLIYDKYNVDSLQLAESNEYYSYSIDEYEAIYTKVNDSLTILKEKYTAEEAEAEVRKRKQDSINKKPVNALKPDQIEEIRGLILDVLRFP
- a CDS encoding dihydroorotase, whose protein sequence is MQPKQVLIKNAKIVNEGVILEGDILIEGEFIKEVGESISAKSSDVQVFDAEGKYVLPGVIDDQVHFREPGLTEKANIKTESRAAIAGGITSFIEMPNTIPQTTTIEKLEEKFAIAAETSYANYSFMFGGTNDNLEEILKVDTKNVAALKLFLGSSTGNMLVDNPKVLEEIFSKVDMLIAVHCEDEDTIKKNFEIYKEKYGDDIPVKYHPEIRSEEACYLSSSTAIELAKKTGARLHVFHLSTGKETKLFSNKIPLKDKKITAEVCIHHLWFTDADYEKKGTLIKWNPAVKTENDRDLLWKALLDGRIDVVATDHAPHTLEQKQNIYTQAPSGGPLVQHALPAMLEMHHRGKISIEKVVEKMCHNPAILFQVEKRGFIKVGHYADLVLVDLNNPWTVTKENILYKCQWSPFEGTTFKSRITHTFLNGELVYQNFKFNDVKAAKRLTFDR